Proteins encoded together in one Lysinibacillus sp. FSL K6-0232 window:
- a CDS encoding acetyl-CoA C-acetyltransferase translates to MTNEVVIVSAVRTAIGSFQGTLKDVPATALGSIVIKEALARAGVAGEQVDEVIMGNVLSAGLGQNPARQAAIKAGLPQEVSALTINKVCGSGLKAVHLAAQAIMAGDADIIVAGGFENMSQAPYVLKNAREGFRMGDQKVVDTMIHDGLWCAFNDYHMGITAENLCDAYQISREEQDAFAARSQQRAEAAIAAGKFEDEIVPVAIPQRKGEPILFNKDEFPRAGVTAESLAKLRPAFKKEGSVTAANASGINDGAAAVVVMSKDKAQELGLQPMALIAANASAGVDPAIMGTGPVKAVQKALTKAAVALEDIELIEANEAFAAQSIAVDRELGFNHDKLNVNGGAIALGHPIGASGARILVTLLYEMQKRDAKTGLATLCIGGGQGVATVVKRP, encoded by the coding sequence ATGACAAATGAGGTAGTAATTGTAAGTGCTGTGCGGACAGCAATTGGCTCATTTCAGGGCACATTAAAGGATGTACCAGCAACAGCTTTAGGAAGCATTGTCATTAAAGAGGCATTAGCACGTGCAGGTGTAGCAGGCGAGCAGGTTGATGAAGTGATTATGGGGAATGTTTTATCGGCTGGGCTTGGACAAAATCCAGCGCGTCAGGCAGCCATTAAAGCTGGCTTACCACAGGAGGTATCGGCTTTAACAATTAATAAAGTATGTGGCTCTGGTTTAAAAGCCGTTCATTTAGCAGCACAAGCTATTATGGCAGGAGATGCTGATATTATTGTAGCAGGTGGCTTTGAAAATATGAGTCAAGCACCGTATGTCTTAAAAAATGCGCGAGAAGGCTTCCGTATGGGCGATCAAAAGGTCGTGGATACAATGATTCATGATGGTTTATGGTGCGCTTTTAACGATTATCATATGGGCATTACAGCAGAAAATTTATGTGATGCTTATCAAATTTCACGCGAGGAGCAAGATGCTTTTGCAGCGCGTTCACAGCAACGTGCAGAGGCGGCAATTGCTGCTGGGAAATTTGAGGATGAAATTGTTCCTGTAGCAATTCCACAGCGCAAGGGAGAGCCCATTTTATTTAATAAGGATGAATTTCCACGTGCAGGTGTTACGGCAGAGTCATTAGCAAAGCTACGACCAGCCTTTAAAAAGGAAGGCTCAGTAACAGCAGCGAATGCTTCAGGCATTAATGATGGCGCTGCGGCGGTTGTCGTTATGTCGAAGGACAAGGCACAGGAGTTAGGTCTTCAACCAATGGCACTAATTGCAGCAAATGCAAGTGCAGGCGTTGATCCTGCGATTATGGGAACAGGTCCTGTGAAAGCCGTGCAAAAAGCATTAACAAAAGCAGCAGTAGCATTAGAGGATATTGAGTTAATTGAAGCAAATGAAGCGTTTGCAGCACAATCGATTGCTGTAGATCGTGAATTAGGCTTTAATCATGATAAACTAAATGTAAATGGGGGTGCAATCGCTCTTGGACATCCAATTGGTGCAAGTGGTGCTCGAATTTTAGTGACACTCTTGTATGAGATGCAAAAGCGTGATGCCAAAACGGGCTTAGCCACATTATGTATAGGTGGTGGACAAGGCGTTGCAACAGTTGTGAAGCGCCCTTAA
- a CDS encoding YqkE family protein — translation MGKKRKQQQRTDNSITASLPEQKAVTLADQLGGDVLAKLKATKQDLTAKERAAEEERQAQLAFERKQREKNKSFEELLNEYGDKGSKY, via the coding sequence ATGGGAAAGAAACGAAAACAACAGCAACGTACAGATAATAGCATAACAGCTAGCTTGCCAGAGCAAAAGGCAGTGACATTAGCCGATCAGCTAGGAGGCGATGTGCTTGCTAAATTAAAGGCAACGAAGCAGGATTTAACAGCAAAAGAGCGTGCAGCAGAGGAAGAACGCCAAGCACAACTGGCGTTTGAACGCAAGCAACGTGAAAAAAATAAATCCTTTGAAGAACTGCTCAACGAATATGGCGACAAAGGGTCGAAGTATTAA
- a CDS encoding VanZ family protein, with protein MKKWLIFIAFLSILVVCSSMTYEQQSILPELEELLADKPFEKQLALLKIPYWDTVVSIEERGYFPFIEFLIRKLTHFIGFGCIALAIYFAWGKRSFAAGVAIAGTAIIAILDEFRQSFTPGRTMSAHDVLVDTAGAILFVGVIVAFKKIRKTSQSNKL; from the coding sequence ATGAAAAAATGGCTTATCTTCATTGCTTTTCTAAGCATATTAGTAGTTTGCTCCAGCATGACCTATGAGCAGCAAAGTATCCTACCAGAGCTAGAGGAGCTATTAGCTGATAAGCCTTTTGAAAAACAGCTAGCTCTATTAAAAATTCCTTATTGGGATACGGTTGTTTCAATTGAAGAACGTGGCTATTTTCCATTTATCGAATTTTTAATTCGAAAATTAACGCACTTTATTGGCTTTGGGTGTATCGCTCTTGCTATCTATTTTGCATGGGGCAAACGAAGCTTTGCAGCAGGTGTTGCCATTGCTGGAACTGCCATTATCGCTATCTTGGACGAATTTCGCCAAAGCTTTACACCAGGTCGCACCATGAGCGCCCATGATGTACTCGTTGATACGGCTGGAGCTATTCTATTTGTTGGCGTCATTGTAGCATTCAAGAAAATACGGAAGACTTCTCAAAGCAATAAGCTATAA
- a CDS encoding aldo/keto reductase yields the protein MKKRQLGTSDLFISEISLGGMSLSADKKQAASIVDMALDAGINYIDTADLYDFGTNEKIIGEILGNRRQQVILATKVGNRWTEGVEGWHWDASPSYIKEAVHASLQRLGTDYIDVYQLHGGTIEDDWDGIIDTFEGLKKDGLIREYGISSIRPNVLKRFLPASHAKSVMMQYSVLDRRPEEWFEFIASEGASVVTRGTVAKGLLTNSWQQRLQRSNGFNTYTTEELTTTLTKLASHYDDLHALAIAFNLKESAVASTVIGASSQQQLAQTLAAYEKIASIVDFTTATTQTKQEQYQEHR from the coding sequence ATGAAAAAAAGACAGCTCGGTACAAGTGACTTATTTATTTCAGAGATTAGTTTAGGAGGCATGTCTTTATCAGCAGATAAAAAGCAGGCAGCTAGTATTGTTGATATGGCGCTCGATGCTGGCATCAACTATATTGATACAGCCGATTTATATGATTTTGGCACAAACGAGAAGATTATTGGAGAAATTTTAGGCAACCGTCGCCAACAGGTGATTCTTGCCACTAAGGTAGGAAATCGCTGGACAGAAGGTGTTGAGGGTTGGCATTGGGATGCATCACCGTCCTATATAAAAGAAGCTGTACATGCTAGCCTACAACGTTTAGGTACGGATTATATTGATGTCTATCAACTCCATGGAGGCACAATTGAGGATGACTGGGATGGTATTATTGATACATTTGAAGGATTGAAAAAGGATGGACTTATTCGTGAATATGGTATTTCCTCTATCAGACCAAATGTACTAAAACGCTTTTTACCAGCAAGTCATGCTAAAAGTGTCATGATGCAATATAGCGTATTAGATCGTCGCCCTGAGGAATGGTTTGAATTTATTGCAAGTGAGGGTGCATCTGTTGTCACACGTGGTACAGTTGCAAAAGGTTTATTAACAAATAGCTGGCAGCAACGTCTTCAGCGTAGCAATGGCTTTAACACCTATACAACAGAGGAGCTAACAACAACACTAACAAAGCTCGCTTCGCACTATGATGATTTACATGCGTTAGCAATTGCCTTTAATTTAAAAGAATCAGCAGTTGCCTCAACGGTAATTGGAGCAAGCTCACAGCAACAGCTGGCACAAACGCTCGCCGCCTATGAAAAAATAGCTTCAATTGTCGACTTTACAACAGCTACTACACAGACCAAACAGGAGCAATACCAAGAACATCGATGA
- a CDS encoding NUDIX hydrolase, with amino-acid sequence MKKFEEKTIQTTPIYDGRIIKLQIDDVTLPNGQTAKREIIKHPGAVAVIAVTEEGKLVLVEQYRKALERSIIEIPAGKLEPGEEPVVTARRELEEETGYGAQSLTFLQAFATSPGFADEIIYLFVAKGLYKIDQKADLDEDEFVELLEVSLEEAQQMVVDQRIYDAKTAFAVVWLAANLQSNL; translated from the coding sequence ATGAAAAAGTTTGAGGAAAAAACGATTCAAACAACACCCATCTATGATGGTAGAATTATAAAATTACAGATTGATGATGTTACATTACCGAATGGGCAAACTGCCAAACGGGAAATTATTAAGCATCCAGGCGCTGTAGCAGTGATTGCTGTTACGGAGGAAGGGAAATTAGTGCTAGTAGAGCAATATCGGAAGGCACTTGAACGCTCCATTATTGAAATTCCAGCCGGGAAGCTTGAGCCTGGTGAGGAGCCAGTCGTAACAGCACGTCGTGAGCTAGAGGAAGAAACAGGGTATGGGGCGCAAAGCTTAACGTTTTTACAAGCATTTGCCACATCTCCAGGCTTTGCAGATGAGATTATCTATTTATTTGTTGCAAAAGGATTATATAAAATTGACCAGAAAGCAGATTTAGATGAGGATGAATTTGTCGAACTATTAGAAGTTTCGTTGGAAGAGGCACAACAAATGGTAGTAGATCAGCGTATATATGATGCTAAAACTGCATTTGCAGTTGTTTGGCTTGCTGCAAATTTACAAAGTAATCTTTAG
- the fur gene encoding ferric iron uptake transcriptional regulator — protein sequence MESRIDRIKKQLHSASYKLTPQREATVAVLLEHEEDHLSAEDVYLLVKEKAPEIGLATVYRTLELLTELKIVDKINFGDGVSRYDLRQEGAAHFHHHLVCIECGAVDEIQEDLLEDVEAVVEKRWNFIIKDHRLTFHGICWRCHDKNDESDEEK from the coding sequence ATGGAGAGCCGAATTGATCGTATAAAAAAACAGTTGCATAGTGCTAGTTACAAGCTGACGCCGCAGCGAGAGGCAACAGTTGCTGTTTTGCTTGAGCACGAAGAAGACCACCTCAGCGCTGAGGATGTTTATCTTTTAGTAAAAGAAAAAGCACCAGAAATTGGTCTAGCTACTGTTTATAGAACGTTAGAATTATTAACGGAGCTCAAAATTGTCGACAAAATCAACTTTGGCGATGGGGTATCGCGTTATGACCTACGCCAAGAGGGAGCTGCCCATTTCCACCATCATCTTGTTTGTATCGAATGTGGTGCTGTTGATGAAATTCAAGAGGATCTGCTTGAAGATGTGGAAGCCGTTGTTGAAAAACGTTGGAACTTTATTATAAAAGATCACCGACTAACTTTCCACGGTATATGCTGGCGCTGTCATGATAAAAACGACGAATCAGATGAAGAAAAATAA
- the xerD gene encoding site-specific tyrosine recombinase XerD, whose amino-acid sequence MNEFQYAVEDYIHFIQVERQLSVNTLASYRRDLENYVHFLQETEGLADFSRVERTTILRHLEQLRAQGKTSRTIARHISSIRSFHQFLLREKRAETDPTVHLEMPVIEQKLPNVLSIEEIEALLAAPNRSKPQGIRDLAMLELLYGSGMRISELIALDLADVHITMGFVRVFGKGGKERIIPLGKSALAAIDAYLNGARGQLQGKYPKTDAFFINQRGKRLTRQGCWKLMKEHALKAGIKHELTPHTLRHSFATHLVENGADLRAVQEMLGHADISTTQIYTHISKKRLSEVYKQFHPRA is encoded by the coding sequence ATGAATGAATTTCAATATGCAGTAGAGGATTATATCCATTTTATTCAGGTAGAGCGGCAATTATCTGTTAATACATTAGCATCCTATCGCCGAGATTTAGAAAACTATGTGCATTTTTTACAGGAAACAGAAGGGTTAGCTGATTTTAGTCGTGTAGAAAGAACGACCATCTTACGACATTTAGAGCAACTGCGAGCGCAGGGAAAAACAAGTCGGACAATTGCACGTCATATTTCTTCCATTCGTAGCTTCCATCAATTTTTACTGCGAGAAAAACGTGCAGAAACAGACCCAACCGTTCATTTAGAAATGCCAGTAATTGAACAAAAATTACCAAATGTCCTATCCATTGAGGAAATCGAGGCATTGCTAGCAGCGCCAAATCGCAGCAAGCCACAGGGCATTCGTGATTTGGCGATGCTAGAATTATTATATGGGTCAGGTATGCGAATTAGTGAGCTGATTGCATTGGATTTGGCGGATGTTCATATCACGATGGGGTTTGTGCGTGTATTTGGTAAGGGAGGCAAGGAGCGAATTATTCCTCTTGGCAAAAGTGCTCTTGCAGCCATTGATGCCTATTTAAACGGTGCTCGTGGGCAATTACAAGGAAAATACCCAAAAACAGATGCATTTTTTATTAACCAAAGGGGAAAACGTTTAACAAGACAGGGTTGTTGGAAATTAATGAAGGAGCATGCCTTAAAGGCAGGCATCAAACATGAGCTAACACCACATACATTGCGTCATTCTTTTGCCACGCATCTAGTTGAAAATGGTGCAGATTTACGAGCTGTGCAGGAGATGCTTGGTCATGCAGATATTTCCACAACACAAATTTATACACATATTAGTAAAAAAAGATTATCTGAGGTATACAAGCAATTTCATCCACGTGCGTAA
- the deoB gene encoding phosphopentomutase produces the protein MNKPFNKIHVVVMDSVGIGEAPDAASFGDVGAHTLGHIAEKMNGLTMPVMESFGLANIEPLQGMQAASQPKAYYGKMQEASVGKDTMTGHWEIMGLNIDKPFKVYPEGFPAELIAELEQRTGRKVLCNQPASGTQVIEDFGEEHMATGAIIVYTSADPVLQIAAHEDIVPLEELYKICEIARELTLQPEYLVGRVIARPFVGTPGNFTRTANRHDYALKPFGRTTMNVMKDAGFDVIAIGKISDIFNGEGVTDAVRTKNNMDGMDKFAEVARRDFRGMSFLNLVDFDANFGHRRDPLGYGQALQEFDARLPEIIEAMSEDDLLMITADHGNDPTFHGTDHTREYVPLIVYSPRFNGGAELALRETFADIAATIAENFQVEAPPFGTSFLGDLK, from the coding sequence ATGAATAAACCGTTTAATAAAATTCATGTCGTTGTAATGGACTCGGTAGGTATTGGTGAGGCACCAGATGCTGCGAGCTTTGGGGACGTTGGTGCACATACATTGGGACACATCGCCGAAAAAATGAATGGGCTTACAATGCCAGTAATGGAGTCCTTTGGCTTAGCGAATATTGAACCATTGCAGGGCATGCAAGCAGCAAGCCAGCCAAAAGCTTATTATGGCAAAATGCAAGAAGCATCTGTTGGGAAAGATACAATGACAGGACATTGGGAAATCATGGGCTTAAATATTGATAAGCCATTTAAAGTTTATCCAGAAGGCTTCCCTGCTGAGCTAATTGCAGAATTAGAGCAACGTACAGGTCGTAAAGTATTATGCAATCAGCCAGCAAGTGGTACACAAGTAATTGAGGACTTTGGCGAGGAGCATATGGCAACAGGTGCAATTATTGTTTATACATCTGCTGACCCTGTTTTACAAATTGCTGCACATGAGGACATCGTGCCATTAGAAGAATTATATAAAATTTGTGAAATCGCACGCGAATTAACATTACAGCCTGAATATTTAGTTGGTCGTGTTATTGCACGTCCATTTGTTGGAACACCAGGTAACTTTACACGTACTGCTAATCGTCATGATTATGCATTAAAGCCTTTTGGCCGTACAACAATGAATGTGATGAAGGATGCTGGCTTCGATGTTATTGCGATTGGAAAAATCTCTGATATTTTCAATGGCGAGGGTGTAACAGATGCGGTACGAACAAAAAATAATATGGATGGTATGGACAAATTTGCTGAAGTTGCACGTCGTGATTTCCGTGGTATGAGCTTCTTAAATTTAGTGGACTTTGATGCTAATTTTGGTCATCGCCGTGATCCATTAGGCTATGGACAGGCATTGCAGGAGTTTGATGCACGTTTACCAGAAATTATCGAGGCAATGTCAGAGGATGATTTATTGATGATTACAGCAGACCATGGCAATGACCCAACCTTCCACGGCACAGATCACACACGTGAATATGTACCGTTAATTGTTTACTCTCCACGTTTTAATGGTGGAGCTGAGCTTGCACTTCGTGAAACTTTTGCAGATATTGCAGCCACGATTGCTGAAAACTTCCAAGTGGAGGCACCACCATTCGGCACAAGTTTCTTAGGCGATTTAAAATAA
- a CDS encoding thymidine phosphorylase, with product MNMLQLFEKKKQGLELSQAEIQYFVEGYTTGSIPDYQASSLLMAIRLLGMSDDETFYLTKAMIESGDVIDLSSIEGFKIDKHSTGGVGDKVTLIVTPIIAALGIPVAKFSGKGLGITGGTIDKLESIEGLKTELSSQEFIDNVNKHKIAVAGQTGNLVPADKKLYALRDVTGTVDSIPLIAASIMSKKIASGADGIVLDVKCGSGAFMKTGQDAQLLADTMTAIGEKLGRKVVAHISDMDNPLGKMIGNKLEVVEAYALLNGRMEETHEDLLDECVVIASLMYQVAAGVDEAEATAAVKRVLADGSAAAKFEEFIVAQGGVIADIVQKDTAYKAAVTASAAGTVETINALLIGEASVSLGAGRVTKESALDYDAGIQLIAKKGDPITSGDTIAYLYSNNPIDDETVSKVQKAYTIA from the coding sequence ATGAATATGCTACAGTTGTTTGAAAAGAAAAAACAAGGACTAGAGCTATCTCAAGCTGAAATTCAGTATTTTGTTGAAGGCTATACTACAGGTTCAATTCCAGATTATCAAGCAAGCTCGCTTTTAATGGCAATCCGTTTATTAGGCATGTCTGATGATGAAACATTTTATTTAACAAAGGCAATGATTGAATCAGGTGATGTCATTGATTTATCGTCGATTGAAGGCTTTAAAATTGATAAACATTCAACAGGTGGTGTCGGTGATAAAGTGACACTAATCGTTACACCAATTATTGCTGCCTTAGGAATTCCAGTAGCTAAATTTAGTGGGAAAGGGTTAGGCATTACAGGTGGAACAATTGATAAGCTAGAGTCGATTGAAGGCTTGAAAACAGAGCTTTCATCACAAGAATTTATTGATAATGTCAATAAGCATAAAATTGCGGTTGCTGGACAAACAGGTAATCTTGTGCCAGCCGACAAAAAATTATATGCATTGCGTGATGTAACAGGTACTGTTGACTCCATTCCATTAATTGCGGCATCCATTATGAGTAAAAAAATCGCCAGTGGAGCTGATGGCATTGTACTAGATGTTAAATGTGGCTCAGGTGCATTTATGAAAACAGGGCAGGATGCACAGCTTTTAGCAGATACAATGACAGCTATCGGGGAAAAGCTTGGCCGTAAAGTCGTTGCCCATATTAGTGATATGGATAATCCACTAGGGAAAATGATTGGCAATAAGCTTGAAGTAGTGGAGGCCTATGCTTTATTAAATGGACGTATGGAAGAAACACATGAAGATTTGCTGGATGAATGTGTTGTGATTGCCTCCTTAATGTATCAAGTGGCCGCTGGAGTGGATGAGGCAGAAGCTACAGCAGCAGTTAAGCGCGTGTTAGCAGATGGTTCTGCAGCCGCAAAATTTGAAGAATTTATTGTGGCTCAAGGTGGCGTAATCGCTGACATCGTACAAAAGGACACGGCTTATAAAGCAGCGGTAACAGCATCAGCAGCAGGTACGGTGGAAACCATTAATGCGTTATTAATTGGAGAAGCAAGTGTTAGCCTAGGTGCGGGACGTGTAACAAAGGAATCAGCACTTGATTACGATGCAGGCATTCAATTGATCGCGAAAAAAGGTGATCCTATTACCAGCGGTGATACAATCGCTTATTTATATTCAAACAATCCAATTGATGATGAAACTGTAAGTAAAGTGCAAAAAGCTTATACAATTGCATAG
- the spoIIAA gene encoding anti-sigma F factor antagonist: MHFQLEMVTRETVVIRLFGELDHHAVEQIRAKISAAIFQGTVTTIIWNLEGLSFMDSSGVGLVLGRMRELEAVAGRTILLNPSPTMRKVFQFSGLGPWMMDGTEEQAIDRVRGIVNG; encoded by the coding sequence ATGCATTTTCAATTAGAGATGGTGACAAGGGAAACAGTTGTTATACGTTTATTTGGGGAGCTCGACCATCATGCAGTAGAGCAAATTCGAGCGAAAATTTCAGCAGCCATTTTTCAGGGCACTGTGACAACAATTATTTGGAATTTAGAAGGGTTGTCCTTTATGGATAGCTCGGGTGTTGGCTTAGTGCTTGGGCGAATGCGTGAGTTAGAGGCAGTTGCTGGGCGAACGATTTTATTGAATCCATCGCCAACCATGCGAAAGGTGTTTCAATTTTCAGGACTAGGCCCATGGATGATGGATGGAACAGAAGAACAAGCGATTGATCGAGTAAGGGGGATTGTAAATGGATAA
- the spoIIAB gene encoding anti-sigma F factor gives MDNEMTLTFLALSENEALARVAVTGFIAQLDPTIDELSEFKTVVSEAVSNAIIHGYEENGKGVVTVHAKRENDIVTVSVMDKGVGIEDVSRAMEPLFTTKSMMERSGMGFTIMDSFSDQLTVISKWQEGTTVTFTKKFHTVRTAVM, from the coding sequence ATGGATAACGAAATGACATTAACTTTTTTAGCACTAAGTGAAAATGAAGCTTTAGCACGTGTAGCTGTGACAGGCTTTATTGCACAATTAGACCCAACTATTGATGAGCTATCTGAATTTAAAACAGTTGTTTCAGAAGCTGTTTCCAATGCCATTATTCATGGCTATGAAGAGAATGGCAAAGGTGTTGTGACGGTTCATGCAAAACGTGAGAATGATATTGTTACAGTGTCTGTGATGGATAAAGGCGTTGGGATTGAGGATGTTAGTCGAGCGATGGAGCCGTTATTTACAACGAAAAGTATGATGGAGCGTTCAGGAATGGGCTTTACCATTATGGATAGCTTCTCGGATCAGTTGACAGTTATCTCTAAATGGCAAGAAGGAACAACTGTAACGTTTACGAAGAAATTTCACACAGTGCGCACAGCGGTAATGTGA
- the sigF gene encoding RNA polymerase sporulation sigma factor SigF produces the protein MKPLEQSSDKLLSQEEMRDLIARAQQGDHEARKRMVEGNTRLVWSIVQRFTTRGVELEDLFQIGCIGLMKSVDKFDLTYDVKFSTYAVPMIIGEIQRFLRDDGMVKVSRSIRELNFKIRHATDEFIKKNEHPPTIQELAQVLDVTAEEIVTASDALRDPASLHEQLYESEGDSITLMDQMKDEKSEQPFDYIPLKEVLTRLEPREQSIIYLRYFSDCTQTEIANRLGISQVQVSRLEKKILAQLKSWMATSATVEQEAVNKDI, from the coding sequence GTGAAGCCGTTAGAACAGTCGTCCGATAAGCTATTGTCGCAGGAGGAAATGCGTGATTTAATTGCACGCGCACAACAGGGCGATCATGAGGCTCGTAAACGAATGGTAGAAGGGAATACGAGGCTTGTGTGGTCCATTGTTCAACGTTTTACAACAAGAGGTGTTGAGCTTGAGGATTTATTTCAGATTGGCTGCATAGGGCTTATGAAATCTGTCGATAAATTTGATTTAACCTATGATGTAAAATTTTCTACCTATGCAGTGCCAATGATTATTGGTGAGATTCAACGCTTTTTAAGGGATGACGGTATGGTGAAGGTTAGTCGCTCTATTCGTGAGCTGAACTTTAAAATCCGACATGCTACAGATGAATTTATTAAAAAAAATGAGCATCCACCAACCATTCAAGAGTTGGCGCAAGTGCTCGACGTGACAGCTGAGGAAATTGTGACAGCTTCAGATGCGTTAAGGGATCCTGCCTCTTTACATGAGCAATTATATGAAAGCGAAGGGGATTCCATTACCTTAATGGATCAAATGAAGGATGAAAAATCTGAGCAACCCTTTGACTATATTCCGTTAAAAGAAGTGCTGACAAGACTTGAACCAAGAGAGCAGTCTATTATTTATTTACGTTATTTTTCAGATTGTACACAAACGGAAATTGCCAATAGGCTTGGGATATCACAGGTGCAAGTTTCACGATTAGAGAAAAAAATTCTTGCACAGCTAAAAAGCTGGATGGCAACAAGTGCCACGGTGGAGCAAGAAGCAGTAAACAAAGACATCTAA
- a CDS encoding spore germination protein produces MTNKLFNSLEEAEEFLKEQFGDGESFDVGIKHLFVKDLPVLCAYISGLVDSETLTQLLSSMLPDEDYEIDVEDEKTYFESYFNFHGRSEETERKAYLLAILSGQVTFITKSGYCYVAELRDYPGRSPEEPDNEKVIRGSRDGFTEGISQNTALIRRRIRNSNLRFELHKISKIGQTDVAIAYMKDIANEDMLEKLRQRLEQIHHDGLTMADKSLEEWLFKQKFHPVPFVRYTERPDIAAAHLLEGHIAIIVDTSPSVILVPATIFHLLQHAEEYRQAPTVGTFVRFMRYFGSIMGLLLLPLWYMFVTNESLLPDALSFLGAEEKSHVPLLLQILIADIGIEFLRMAAIHTPSPLSTAMGLVAGVIIGQIAIDVGLFSAEVVLYTAVAAILIFIIPSYELSISIKIFRLLLLLMTGIWGVNGLFIGLFLLFTYLCSLRPMQAPYLWPLVPFFPKAMLRVLIRFPMTEDALRPYVVASKQRKRS; encoded by the coding sequence ATGACAAATAAATTATTTAACAGCTTAGAAGAAGCCGAAGAGTTTTTAAAAGAGCAGTTTGGGGACGGCGAATCGTTTGACGTTGGCATCAAACACTTATTTGTCAAGGATTTGCCTGTTCTTTGTGCATATATTAGTGGGCTTGTGGATAGTGAAACGTTAACACAATTACTCTCTAGTATGCTGCCAGATGAGGATTATGAAATTGATGTAGAGGATGAAAAGACGTATTTTGAGTCCTATTTTAATTTTCATGGTCGCTCAGAGGAAACTGAACGCAAAGCATATTTATTAGCGATTTTAAGTGGACAAGTAACCTTTATTACAAAAAGTGGCTATTGTTACGTTGCTGAGCTAAGGGACTATCCAGGGCGTTCCCCAGAGGAGCCTGATAATGAAAAGGTTATACGTGGTTCGAGGGATGGTTTTACAGAAGGCATTTCTCAAAATACAGCTTTAATACGTAGACGAATTCGCAATAGTAATTTACGATTCGAGCTACATAAAATATCCAAAATTGGTCAAACGGATGTTGCCATCGCATATATGAAGGATATTGCTAATGAAGATATGCTTGAAAAATTACGACAGCGTCTTGAACAGATTCATCATGATGGTTTGACAATGGCGGATAAATCACTAGAAGAATGGCTTTTTAAACAAAAGTTTCATCCCGTACCATTTGTGCGCTATACAGAGCGTCCTGATATTGCAGCGGCTCATTTACTTGAGGGGCATATCGCGATTATAGTCGATACTTCGCCATCTGTTATTCTTGTCCCTGCAACAATTTTTCATTTATTACAGCATGCAGAGGAATATAGACAAGCACCCACTGTAGGAACGTTTGTACGTTTTATGCGCTACTTTGGCTCTATTATGGGACTGCTATTATTGCCGCTATGGTATATGTTTGTAACAAATGAATCATTGCTGCCTGATGCCCTCTCCTTTTTAGGAGCGGAGGAGAAATCACATGTTCCGTTATTATTGCAAATACTGATCGCCGATATAGGGATTGAATTTTTAAGGATGGCTGCCATTCATACACCATCACCATTATCAACAGCAATGGGCTTAGTTGCAGGGGTTATTATTGGGCAAATTGCTATTGATGTCGGCTTATTTTCAGCAGAGGTTGTGTTATATACCGCTGTTGCAGCGATTTTAATCTTTATTATTCCATCTTATGAGCTCAGTATTTCCATTAAAATTTTTAGACTGCTGCTCTTACTTATGACAGGTATTTGGGGTGTCAATGGATTATTTATCGGGCTCTTTTTATTGTTTACGTATTTATGTTCATTGCGACCAATGCAGGCTCCCTATTTATGGCCGCTTGTGCCATTTTTCCCAAAAGCGATGTTACGTGTGCTCATTCGTTTCCCAATGACGGAGGACGCATTAAGACCTTATGTAGTCGCTTCCAAGCAGCGAAAAAGATCATAG